One Desulfovibrio fairfieldensis genomic window carries:
- a CDS encoding non-ribosomal peptide synthetase, with the protein MDLPPNIEEVFPVTPLQAGMLFHDLKEPGASVYIQQYAFAVRGRFDMRKLDAAWMLTLQRIPSLRTSFHWEGLSKPLQAVHAKVDYRFHHEDLRALSPDEQEKRLRRFMEEDRAGSFALDRPPLVRLAFHRLKDDHLHMLLTLHHIVADGWSIGVLFEEFCKAYSCGSSPLPTGRGNLPSMRAYVAYLGAKNSETSLRWWAAKLDAAQCPPLPRRKKHPRDDGEEADQSGMPGRLEHSLTEDETAFLTQSAAGLGLTLNVFFQAAWAHVLSVNSGRADVLFASSFALRPAEIPDVEKIFGPLLNVLPIRIAFNGQICRDWLQSIQNDMIEAAEHGHVSVTALRELCTASADGSFINTMTVFENISGQGNGELPFEMTVEESFEKTSYPLTVMGFPEHTLRLVLIYDRRLFSDFDAETMLLQMKEFMLALAHGRDLPLSQITTALSAAPADKAVILAGEEHIFPPFDPWLVFDSLVKRKEDEPALILAADPADKKSGKKRDIIVSYGELHKKADHIAALLHGRGFAAGDKAGIRAVPGTDMIAAMLAVWRLNGAWMPLPPIYPERQSARIIEDSGITVLIAGQGLWNDRHMPGSLNSVLFIDGFDSDATDDAGRSLPSHIAADQRDVGCLLYTSGSTGRPKGVCLSHAGLGNRLQWMWKEYPWQKGERACAKTTTAFADFFWEIFGALLAGTPVVIPSADSAKDIASLAELVHEHAVSRLVITPSLLSALVGSGLFGRWMNCLSLLSCSGESLSPRLVESILAQVPEVRLLNLYGSTEVTADATWHEASASGSLGDTVSIGKPIANTLVAVVDENGRPLPRGEEGEIFVSGACLATGYHNNEDMTRKCFRKFPALEAFSPGATWFSTGDLAHIGQDGLLYYKGRKDRQVKIRGVRVEPDEVRHILEKHPAVSEAVVYGVLDRTEQKRLVAYIAPDSRRNDHVNAGISHLEQWKHLYNATYEKIAQKGNFTADYHIWVSSYTGLPLTREEMDECMAETVRSITALNPERILEIGCGQGFLLFPLKAVCRQYTGTDNAPEALLRLSQALETPWRDGQASTKGVCLYEGHAHDLSMIRDEPYDTAVYNSVVQYFPDRKYLLTALKQAIGKLGHGGRIYLGDLRNYDAEDIFLYSLLIHSHKDQRGTENEFLVTDVLSRTARMKSGEKELLVSPRFFHQLPGILPRVRAVETMPKRGHADNELTRFRYEAFLYLDTVPLREFCGSSVQWDAARHGRRELSRMVRQATQKGMDLCVRRMANARLTPWLRFKMALEDAVASGEMFSSMSMLLQKSEAHEESAGFTREALHDLAQETECEVDVHFASDGLSIDALFRPKGSGKAALPLSGADDRTEGPLSNSPVENRVQINVRTELEKYLEEQLSAPMRPEILLFSKSIPKTLTGKIDVKQLPNPFRQEQDAEGSLPQTSEEKRLAEIWRGLLAVRHVFREDDFFRLGGNSISITQLAFILRGEFGNHVNFRDLYQVPTLRDMAAYLAGTVKPGCVGGLSDAHLNIPEGLPEEDIHMADAAVPASMAAHPLLPGQRILVTGAPGAIGLWVLSHLLERRDCTILCLEEPEGSTGNAGPLECLQQRMRESHCWHSDYARHLRMVPGRLGEERFGLGEAEWARLADNVDLVVHSGLKVNLAQSYRNLRRINAAGTKEVIAFCCAGRCKPLHFISSLSIADHSAREENSIIREDDDFTSNKGLSSGYILSRWVMDAMVRRAGNRGLPVAIYRFNTVGGDTVSHHCDTTEIYWRLLRVCCQMGLVPESRRLVDIVPVNVAASVVPSIATRAGSYGRAFHICNPRPEPWGCWTDYLNRLGYNVSLVPSSDWVRHLNREAEGSNDDNLRILLSMVRQDGGDSIKPLRIDMSNTLGMAAPKIPPFSFELFKKYHSVMLKEGWLPNPEAQ; encoded by the coding sequence ATGGACTTGCCCCCCAATATTGAAGAGGTTTTCCCCGTAACTCCGCTCCAGGCCGGTATGCTCTTCCACGACCTTAAAGAGCCGGGTGCCTCTGTCTATATCCAGCAGTACGCCTTTGCCGTCAGGGGTCGCTTTGACATGCGAAAACTGGACGCGGCCTGGATGCTGACGCTCCAAAGGATCCCCTCCCTGCGTACTTCCTTTCACTGGGAAGGACTGAGCAAACCCCTGCAGGCGGTGCATGCCAAGGTTGACTACAGATTTCACCATGAAGATCTGCGCGCCCTGTCTCCGGATGAACAGGAAAAAAGACTGCGCCGCTTTATGGAAGAAGACCGGGCCGGGAGCTTCGCACTCGACAGACCGCCGCTGGTTCGCTTGGCATTCCACCGCCTCAAGGATGACCATCTGCATATGCTGCTGACATTGCATCATATTGTGGCGGACGGCTGGTCAATCGGTGTGCTTTTCGAAGAGTTTTGCAAAGCCTATTCCTGCGGATCTTCTCCACTACCGACCGGCAGAGGCAACCTCCCCTCCATGCGCGCATATGTGGCCTATTTAGGAGCCAAAAACAGCGAAACCTCCTTGCGCTGGTGGGCCGCCAAACTTGACGCCGCCCAATGCCCTCCCCTGCCGCGGAGGAAAAAACATCCCCGAGACGACGGAGAAGAAGCGGATCAAAGCGGCATGCCGGGCAGGCTGGAGCATTCACTGACTGAGGACGAAACGGCGTTTCTGACACAATCCGCCGCCGGGCTGGGCCTGACCTTGAATGTCTTTTTTCAGGCGGCATGGGCGCATGTTCTTTCCGTAAACTCAGGCCGTGCCGACGTGCTTTTCGCCTCAAGCTTTGCGCTCCGCCCAGCCGAAATTCCCGATGTTGAAAAAATCTTCGGCCCGCTGCTGAACGTTCTTCCCATTCGCATTGCCTTCAACGGGCAGATATGCCGCGACTGGCTGCAATCCATCCAGAATGACATGATTGAAGCAGCCGAGCACGGCCATGTGTCAGTCACCGCATTGCGTGAACTCTGCACCGCCAGCGCAGACGGCAGTTTTATCAATACTATGACCGTATTCGAGAATATTTCCGGCCAAGGCAATGGGGAACTTCCCTTTGAGATGACCGTTGAGGAAAGCTTTGAAAAAACCAGTTACCCCCTGACCGTCATGGGCTTTCCCGAACATACGCTTCGCCTGGTGCTCATCTATGACCGTCGACTTTTTTCCGACTTCGATGCGGAAACCATGCTTCTGCAAATGAAGGAGTTCATGCTCGCTCTGGCGCATGGCCGGGATCTCCCTCTTTCCCAGATCACCACCGCTCTTTCCGCAGCCCCTGCGGACAAGGCTGTTATACTTGCCGGGGAGGAGCATATTTTCCCCCCCTTTGATCCCTGGCTTGTTTTTGATTCCCTGGTGAAACGGAAAGAGGACGAACCGGCCCTTATACTGGCGGCAGATCCGGCGGACAAAAAAAGTGGCAAAAAGCGGGATATCATTGTCAGCTACGGCGAACTGCACAAGAAGGCGGATCATATTGCCGCCCTGCTTCATGGCCGAGGATTCGCCGCCGGAGACAAGGCCGGAATCCGCGCTGTACCCGGCACCGACATGATCGCCGCCATGCTGGCCGTATGGCGGCTGAACGGCGCATGGATGCCCCTGCCCCCAATCTATCCTGAAAGACAATCAGCGAGAATAATTGAAGATTCCGGGATAACCGTTCTTATTGCCGGGCAAGGCCTGTGGAATGACCGACACATGCCCGGCTCCTTGAACAGCGTTCTCTTTATTGACGGCTTCGACAGCGACGCCACGGACGATGCGGGACGCTCTCTACCCTCGCATATTGCGGCAGACCAGAGGGATGTGGGCTGCTTACTGTATACCTCCGGCTCAACGGGGCGGCCCAAAGGGGTTTGCCTGAGCCACGCCGGTCTCGGCAACCGCCTTCAGTGGATGTGGAAAGAGTACCCCTGGCAAAAAGGCGAGCGGGCCTGCGCCAAAACGACCACTGCTTTCGCAGACTTTTTCTGGGAAATTTTTGGCGCTCTTTTGGCGGGCACGCCCGTGGTGATTCCCAGCGCCGACTCCGCCAAGGACATTGCCTCTCTCGCGGAACTTGTCCACGAGCATGCTGTCAGCCGCCTGGTCATCACGCCCTCGCTGCTTTCCGCCCTAGTGGGCTCCGGACTGTTCGGCAGGTGGATGAACTGTCTCAGCCTTTTGTCCTGCAGCGGCGAGTCCCTTTCACCGAGGCTGGTGGAAAGCATACTCGCCCAAGTTCCGGAAGTGCGCCTCCTGAACCTCTACGGCTCGACAGAAGTGACGGCGGACGCGACCTGGCATGAAGCTTCCGCTTCCGGTAGCCTGGGCGACACGGTCTCCATCGGCAAGCCCATTGCGAACACCCTTGTCGCCGTCGTGGATGAAAACGGACGCCCCCTGCCACGCGGGGAAGAGGGAGAGATTTTTGTTTCCGGGGCCTGCCTTGCCACAGGCTACCACAATAACGAAGACATGACCCGCAAGTGCTTCCGCAAATTTCCGGCACTGGAGGCATTCAGTCCCGGCGCGACATGGTTCTCCACCGGCGACCTGGCCCATATAGGTCAAGATGGCCTTCTCTATTACAAGGGCCGCAAAGACAGGCAGGTCAAGATACGTGGCGTACGCGTGGAGCCTGATGAAGTACGCCACATCCTTGAAAAGCACCCCGCCGTTTCAGAGGCCGTTGTCTACGGCGTTCTTGACAGGACGGAACAAAAACGGCTTGTGGCCTATATCGCTCCTGACAGCCGCCGTAATGATCATGTCAATGCCGGTATAAGCCATCTTGAGCAGTGGAAGCATCTTTACAACGCGACCTATGAAAAGATCGCGCAAAAAGGCAACTTCACCGCAGACTACCATATATGGGTCAGCAGCTATACCGGCCTGCCGCTCACGCGGGAGGAAATGGACGAGTGCATGGCTGAAACCGTGCGTTCCATCACGGCATTGAATCCGGAGCGCATTCTTGAGATCGGTTGCGGGCAAGGTTTTCTGCTCTTCCCCCTGAAGGCCGTCTGCCGCCAGTACACAGGCACGGACAATGCGCCGGAAGCCTTGCTGCGCCTGTCCCAGGCCCTGGAAACCCCGTGGCGGGACGGGCAGGCATCCACAAAGGGCGTTTGCCTGTACGAAGGGCATGCGCACGATCTTTCCATGATCAGGGACGAGCCCTATGACACTGCGGTATACAATTCCGTTGTTCAGTATTTTCCCGACAGGAAATACCTGCTCACGGCCCTGAAACAGGCCATAGGAAAGCTGGGCCACGGCGGAAGGATATATCTTGGAGATCTGCGCAATTATGATGCGGAAGATATTTTTCTCTACAGTCTATTGATACATAGCCACAAGGACCAGCGCGGCACGGAAAACGAGTTCCTGGTTACGGACGTGCTGAGCCGTACGGCCAGGATGAAGAGCGGCGAAAAAGAACTGCTGGTGTCTCCGCGCTTTTTCCATCAACTGCCCGGCATCCTGCCTCGCGTCCGCGCGGTGGAAACCATGCCCAAGCGCGGACATGCCGACAACGAACTGACACGGTTCCGCTATGAGGCTTTTCTTTACCTGGATACCGTCCCTCTGCGCGAATTTTGCGGCAGCTCCGTCCAATGGGACGCAGCAAGGCACGGGCGGCGGGAACTTTCCCGGATGGTCCGCCAAGCCACGCAAAAGGGGATGGATTTATGCGTCCGGCGCATGGCCAACGCGCGCCTGACCCCTTGGCTGCGTTTCAAAATGGCGCTTGAAGATGCCGTGGCTTCAGGCGAAATGTTCTCCTCCATGTCCATGCTGTTACAAAAAAGCGAAGCTCATGAAGAAAGTGCGGGATTTACCCGCGAAGCCCTGCATGATCTTGCCCAGGAAACGGAATGCGAGGTGGATGTCCATTTTGCTTCTGACGGACTTTCCATCGACGCGCTTTTCCGCCCCAAGGGCAGCGGCAAAGCCGCACTTCCCCTTTCCGGCGCTGATGACCGCACGGAAGGCCCGCTATCCAACTCTCCCGTTGAGAACCGCGTACAGATCAACGTGCGTACAGAGCTTGAAAAATATCTTGAGGAGCAGTTGAGCGCTCCCATGAGACCGGAAATATTGCTGTTTTCCAAATCCATACCCAAAACTCTCACCGGGAAAATTGACGTCAAGCAACTGCCCAATCCCTTCCGCCAGGAACAGGATGCAGAGGGCAGCCTGCCGCAAACAAGCGAAGAGAAAAGGCTGGCCGAGATATGGCGCGGCCTGCTCGCAGTGCGGCATGTTTTCAGGGAAGACGACTTTTTCAGGCTGGGCGGGAACTCCATCTCCATTACGCAACTGGCTTTTATATTGCGAGGAGAATTCGGCAATCATGTGAACTTCAGGGATCTTTACCAGGTTCCCACCCTTCGCGACATGGCCGCCTATCTTGCCGGAACCGTGAAGCCCGGGTGCGTCGGGGGCCTGTCCGACGCCCATCTCAATATCCCCGAGGGTCTGCCCGAGGAGGACATTCACATGGCTGACGCCGCTGTGCCGGCCTCCATGGCGGCTCATCCTCTGCTCCCCGGCCAGCGCATCCTTGTGACAGGCGCTCCCGGAGCCATCGGGCTTTGGGTGTTGTCTCATCTGCTGGAGCGGCGCGATTGCACCATCCTTTGCCTGGAAGAGCCGGAAGGCTCCACCGGCAATGCCGGTCCGCTGGAATGCCTGCAACAGCGCATGCGCGAATCCCATTGCTGGCACAGCGACTACGCGCGCCATCTGCGCATGGTTCCCGGGCGGCTGGGCGAGGAGCGTTTCGGACTGGGCGAGGCGGAGTGGGCGCGCCTGGCCGACAACGTCGATCTTGTTGTGCACAGCGGCCTCAAGGTGAATCTGGCGCAAAGCTATCGCAACCTGCGCCGGATCAACGCGGCGGGCACAAAAGAGGTCATTGCGTTCTGCTGCGCGGGCCGTTGCAAGCCTCTGCATTTTATCAGCAGCCTGTCCATTGCCGACCACAGTGCGCGTGAAGAGAACAGCATCATCCGGGAAGACGATGATTTCACATCCAACAAGGGACTTTCAAGCGGCTATATCCTCAGCAGATGGGTTATGGATGCCATGGTGCGCAGGGCCGGGAACCGGGGGCTGCCGGTAGCCATTTACAGGTTCAACACCGTCGGCGGCGACACTGTCAGCCATCATTGCGATACGACGGAAATTTACTGGCGGCTCCTGCGGGTCTGCTGCCAGATGGGTCTTGTGCCTGAAAGCCGTCGCCTTGTGGACATTGTTCCCGTTAATGTGGCGGCCTCTGTCGTTCCAAGCATAGCGACCCGCGCGGGAAGCTACGGCCGCGCCTTTCATATCTGCAATCCGAGACCGGAACCGTGGGGCTGCTGGACAGACTACCTGAACCGCCTGGGCTACAACGTTTCACTTGTGCCCTCCTC
- a CDS encoding ABC transporter ATP-binding protein, whose protein sequence is MLKNILAFIQGKQKPLLQAIVLTFSVQAVQTAAYLLVFFLMLYLTSDPTYIGIHAFSLALLLLALGYYFVSFAASSASLKSGYDIVADIRVRLAAHLRTLPLSYFRRTNNAKISGCFLHDMVDAESIFCVYIQEMAACIAIVLMLGIATAFVTGPLSLIPLVGIAASLPILYRAYTATGSKTQGFLDSRALADSTLLEYLGGIAELKANGITGRGFTPWTMANARFRKLALELEIKVGDLCRSYISLLDIVFIATVAVGGWAVSTHRADAAVLLFILLISGRFYEPLQNIGVFLTEFRFATESLRRITSIFQEKSLPQLPGYTPPADLNITFDRVSFSYGQRQVLNDISFHMPQGTVTALVGESGSGKTTTANLLLRFWDVSGGSIRIGGTDIRTFSQNDFYKLFSVVFQDVYLFNDTVLNNIRMASPQASEEEVMEAARKAHCHEFIMELENKYDTMVGEGGARLSGGERQRIAIARAILKNAPLLVLDEATASVDPENELLIQEALKTLVKNKTLLIIAHRLSTVRGAHQILVLKEGGIAEKGSHEELMRLKGIYYQFWQCQERLKSWSI, encoded by the coding sequence ATGCTTAAGAATATACTTGCCTTTATCCAGGGAAAGCAAAAGCCCCTGTTACAGGCCATTGTACTGACTTTTTCCGTTCAGGCAGTACAGACCGCAGCCTATCTTCTGGTATTCTTTTTAATGCTCTATCTGACGTCAGATCCCACATACATCGGCATTCATGCATTCAGCCTCGCTCTGCTCCTGCTCGCGCTGGGGTACTACTTTGTCAGCTTCGCGGCATCATCCGCTTCGCTGAAATCGGGCTATGATATTGTCGCCGACATAAGGGTTCGCCTTGCCGCCCACCTGCGCACACTGCCGCTCTCGTACTTCAGGCGCACCAACAATGCCAAGATCAGCGGCTGCTTTCTGCACGACATGGTCGACGCTGAGTCCATTTTTTGCGTATACATTCAAGAGATGGCCGCCTGCATAGCCATTGTTCTCATGCTGGGAATCGCCACGGCATTCGTGACCGGCCCCCTGAGCCTCATCCCCCTGGTGGGGATTGCAGCCTCTTTGCCCATCCTTTACAGGGCCTACACCGCCACCGGCTCAAAAACGCAGGGGTTCCTGGACAGCAGAGCTCTGGCGGACAGCACGCTCCTGGAATACCTCGGCGGCATCGCTGAGCTCAAGGCCAACGGCATCACGGGACGCGGCTTTACGCCCTGGACAATGGCCAACGCCCGCTTTCGCAAGCTCGCCCTTGAGCTGGAAATCAAGGTCGGCGACCTGTGCCGCTCCTATATCTCTCTGTTGGATATAGTCTTTATCGCTACCGTGGCTGTCGGCGGGTGGGCCGTTTCCACTCACAGGGCTGATGCTGCCGTACTGCTTTTCATCCTTCTTATCAGCGGCAGATTTTACGAACCATTGCAAAATATTGGCGTCTTTTTGACGGAATTCAGATTCGCTACGGAATCCTTGCGCCGTATTACGTCGATTTTTCAGGAAAAGAGCTTACCCCAGTTGCCCGGCTACACGCCACCAGCTGATCTGAACATTACTTTTGACCGTGTATCATTCTCCTATGGGCAACGCCAGGTCCTGAACGATATATCATTTCACATGCCTCAGGGTACGGTTACCGCCCTTGTCGGGGAGTCCGGAAGCGGCAAAACCACCACAGCCAACCTCCTGCTGAGATTCTGGGATGTCAGCGGCGGATCTATCCGTATCGGCGGAACCGATATTCGGACGTTTTCGCAAAACGATTTCTACAAACTGTTCAGCGTGGTATTTCAGGATGTATACCTGTTCAACGATACCGTGCTGAACAATATACGCATGGCCTCTCCCCAGGCGAGCGAAGAAGAAGTGATGGAGGCGGCCCGCAAGGCTCACTGCCATGAATTTATCATGGAACTGGAAAACAAGTACGACACCATGGTCGGGGAAGGCGGGGCTCGCCTTTCCGGCGGCGAGCGCCAACGCATTGCCATAGCCAGAGCCATTTTGAAAAACGCTCCCCTACTGGTGCTTGATGAGGCCACAGCCTCCGTGGACCCCGAAAACGAGCTCCTGATCCAGGAGGCGCTCAAGACCCTCGTCAAGAACAAGACTCTGCTGATCATCGCCCACCGGCTGTCCACCGTGCGCGGGGCGCATCAGATACTCGTGCTCAAGGAAGGCGGCATTGCTGAAAAAGGAAGCCATGAGGAACTAATGCGCCTCAAGGGCATTTACTATCAATTCTGGCAATGCCAGGAACGCCTGAAGTCCTGGAGCATTTAG
- a CDS encoding ABC transporter ATP-binding protein, with amino-acid sequence MKLAPESVPPMRQAVFFAAAAAFFYPIPIFMAWMVFRSLQNGTSNSLMALFFAIATIAIILVFICRARCTAFAHKASFIFGTKICAVLMDHLGKIPLHWFSNKSTGELKKILKHDIELMEYFIAHNISDSIACVLLPILCICILFFINTTLSFVILSIIIIAIYIHYITFKLMKNTTLNDEYFKTVSILHSDTIEFIHGMQDIKIFNRTNESYRRMDDAIKNFKKIQIDIQKVFLHRCMYFLTITAMAFVITAIAGAYLYKSGYIQLDIMLLFIMVGWISFVPLTRMPRFITFLWKAGVGYHGMKQLLDVPEEVRGDRKYDSSIVPDLRVENLSVNYDDKPVLKNISFEARASAITAIVGFSGSGKSTLVAALAGMERLSSGRITVGGIDLQEFASGELGKLMALVFQNPFIFSGTVRENLCLGLDNPSQEQIEAAARMVQCDKFIKSLPNGYDTRIGSGGEVHLSGGQRQRLALARMALHNAPVVLLDEASAFVDPESEEAIQKGLSNFLKNKTVIVVAHRLSSIAHADNIIVLDKGAIAESGTHAELLQQNGVYSRMWDAWQTTRSWELCSPSEKNSSGGKDA; translated from the coding sequence ATGAAACTGGCACCCGAAAGCGTTCCTCCTATGCGCCAGGCCGTCTTCTTCGCCGCAGCGGCGGCGTTTTTTTATCCTATTCCCATCTTTATGGCCTGGATGGTTTTCCGCAGCCTGCAAAACGGTACGAGCAACAGTTTGATGGCGCTTTTTTTCGCCATTGCAACTATTGCTATCATCCTGGTCTTCATTTGCAGGGCGCGGTGCACGGCCTTTGCGCATAAGGCTTCTTTCATATTTGGGACAAAAATCTGTGCGGTATTGATGGACCATTTGGGAAAAATTCCCCTGCACTGGTTTTCAAATAAAAGCACTGGAGAATTAAAGAAAATTCTTAAACATGACATCGAATTAATGGAGTATTTTATTGCTCATAACATATCTGACAGCATAGCCTGTGTCTTACTTCCCATACTGTGCATATGCATCCTTTTCTTTATCAATACAACACTTTCCTTTGTAATCCTTTCAATAATAATAATTGCAATATATATTCATTATATAACATTTAAACTTATGAAGAATACAACTCTTAATGATGAATATTTCAAAACAGTATCAATACTTCATTCTGATACAATAGAGTTTATACATGGAATGCAGGATATAAAGATATTTAACAGAACAAATGAGTCATATCGAAGAATGGACGATGCAATAAAAAATTTCAAAAAAATACAAATAGATATACAAAAAGTTTTTTTACACAGGTGCATGTATTTTCTTACCATAACCGCAATGGCCTTTGTTATTACAGCCATAGCAGGCGCCTATTTATACAAGTCCGGTTACATTCAGCTTGATATCATGCTGTTGTTCATAATGGTGGGGTGGATATCCTTCGTCCCTCTTACGCGCATGCCCCGCTTCATCACTTTTTTGTGGAAGGCGGGTGTCGGTTACCATGGCATGAAACAGCTTCTGGACGTGCCGGAAGAAGTACGGGGCGACCGCAAATACGACAGCTCCATTGTGCCGGACCTCAGGGTTGAAAATCTGTCAGTGAACTATGACGACAAACCTGTGCTGAAAAACATAAGCTTTGAGGCCCGCGCATCCGCCATAACCGCCATTGTCGGCTTTAGCGGTTCCGGCAAGAGCACTCTGGTCGCGGCCCTTGCAGGCATGGAGCGCCTGAGTTCCGGCCGAATCACCGTGGGCGGCATAGATCTGCAGGAGTTCGCAAGCGGCGAACTCGGCAAACTGATGGCTCTGGTTTTTCAGAATCCCTTTATTTTTTCGGGAACAGTAAGGGAAAATCTCTGCCTTGGCCTGGACAACCCTTCACAGGAACAAATTGAAGCCGCCGCCCGCATGGTCCAGTGTGACAAATTCATTAAAAGCCTGCCCAACGGTTACGACACCCGGATCGGTTCCGGCGGCGAAGTCCACCTCAGCGGCGGCCAGCGCCAACGGCTGGCCCTGGCCCGCATGGCTCTGCATAATGCCCCGGTTGTTTTGCTTGATGAGGCCAGCGCTTTTGTCGATCCCGAAAGCGAGGAAGCCATTCAGAAAGGACTGTCAAATTTCCTGAAAAACAAGACCGTCATCGTCGTCGCGCACCGGCTGTCGTCCATCGCCCATGCCGACAACATCATCGTGCTGGACAAGGGAGCCATTGCAGAAAGCGGAACCCATGCGGAGTTGCTACAGCAGAACGGCGTATACAGCCGCATGTGGGATGCCTGGCAAACCACACGCTCGTGGGAACTCTGTTCTCCTTCTGAAAAAAACAGCTCCGGGGGCAAAGATGCTTAA
- a CDS encoding thioesterase II family protein yields MSLTKTSAFPGTASDKWLTQAPDENDQAAIIAFPYAGGGPSVFHGWDKSLQPYRLRLCPVSLPGKEKRRAEKLPDDIHELAQSIAASVLAHIHKPYVMLGLCYGASLAYLTAQLTTAAGRPPVGIIVAGGRAPHTPPPVPVSDMTDDDFISTLHRLGFISDIVLSNRELLDLYLPMLKSDFIMDEKFILPYPKCKFLFPISVCYGEKDAITPEHDILEWSIYTSNLFMAQKFKEDQLFFAKEYDRFIEYIVEKSLSLVENPNFIE; encoded by the coding sequence ATGTCCCTTACCAAGACGTCTGCCTTTCCGGGCACGGCTTCGGACAAATGGCTGACCCAGGCGCCGGACGAGAACGACCAAGCCGCAATCATCGCATTCCCATACGCAGGCGGAGGGCCATCCGTATTCCATGGGTGGGACAAGTCACTGCAACCTTACCGTTTGCGCCTCTGTCCGGTGTCCCTGCCCGGCAAGGAAAAACGCCGTGCCGAAAAACTGCCCGACGACATTCATGAACTGGCACAGAGCATTGCCGCATCCGTTCTTGCCCACATCCATAAGCCCTATGTCATGCTCGGCCTCTGCTACGGGGCCAGCCTCGCCTACCTGACAGCCCAGCTCACCACCGCAGCCGGACGCCCTCCCGTGGGCATCATTGTTGCGGGCGGCAGGGCCCCGCACACTCCCCCTCCTGTACCCGTCAGCGACATGACAGATGATGATTTTATCAGCACATTGCACCGGCTTGGATTTATTTCCGATATTGTGCTTAGCAACAGAGAACTTCTCGATCTATACCTACCAATGCTTAAATCAGATTTTATAATGGACGAAAAATTTATTTTACCATATCCAAAATGCAAATTTTTATTCCCAATATCAGTATGTTACGGAGAAAAAGATGCAATAACTCCTGAGCATGATATTCTTGAATGGAGTATATACACGAGCAATCTGTTCATGGCTCAAAAATTTAAAGAGGATCAGTTATTTTTCGCAAAAGAATATGACAGATTCATTGAGTACATTGTTGAAAAAAGTCTTTCTCTTGTTGAGAACCCCAATTTTATAGAATAA